The sequence below is a genomic window from Desulfobacterales bacterium.
GACGCCCGGCCAATATTTATGCCATCTTTCCGCCGGTCATTCCCCATTTGTTTGTGATATTGTTGTTTTATTCAAATAAGTTATAATTATATTGCCTGTTGGGCCGATGACATTACCGCTTGGCACGCTGGTTGCTATATGCTATAAGCATTGCGAATAATTCGGCCGTAATCGGCCGGGTTTTACTCGCACGCCGTTAACCTTTTCAATAACCTCAAGAGATCCGAAACATATGGACCTGGCAACAATTCTCGGTATTTTTTCCGCGTTCGGGCTGGTCGTTGTATCCATCCTTATGGGCAGCGGGCTGACGCTGTTTATCGATGTTCCTTCCGGAATGATCGTGTTTGGTGGAACCGTCGGCATCACCATGATCAATTACCCTTTGAAAGAGGTATTGGGCTCTATCGGGGTCGCCAAGAATGCGTTTTTTGCCGGCGCGGTTCCGGCAGCGGATCAGATTATCAAACAGTTTGTCGATTTAGGATCCAAGGCCCGGCGCGAAGGAATTTTGGCGTTGGAATCCGATGTGAAGGATATCAAGGATGAGTTCTTGAAAAAGGGATTGCAAATGGCCGTCGACGGTTTGGAACCCCAGTCGATTCAGGAGATTATGGATACCGAGCTTTCCTATCAGCGAGAGCGTCACCAGGTGGGGGCCGAGGTGTTTTCCACCATGGCGATGTTTGCACCGGCCATGGGCATGATCGGTACCCTGATCGGGCTCGTTCAGATGCTTCAATCCATGGATGATCCCAGTAAAATCGGCCCGGCCATGGCGATTGCCTTGCTGACGACATTTTATGGATCCATCCTGGCCAACTTAATCTGTATGCCCATTGCCGGCAAACTTCGCGGGCGAAGCAAGGAAGAAGTGCAGGCCAGAGAGATGGTCATCGAAGGGGTGCTGTCCCTGACGCGCGGCGAAAATCCGAGAATTCTGGAGCAAAAGATGCTCGCTTTTGTACCGCCCAAAATGCGAAAAAGTAATTTTTAATTAACCCTTATCTGCCGGTTAGCTTTTTATGGGGACAAAAAAGAAAAAAACGGATGCATCGGGTGGCGGGGACACCAATCAGGCGATGACGGTTTCCCTGTTTATCATTATTCTTGCTTTTTTTATTATGCTCAATTCCATTGCCGTGGTGGATGAAAACAGAAAACGCATCGCGTTGGGGTCGCTCCTGGAAAATTTCGGAATTCTATCCGGCGGCCCGACAGTGGTGGAAGGATCGGAGGAGGATATCAGGCCTGACAATGTCTCACAAATTTTAGGGCTTATCGATTTCAGTGAGATGTTTAAGGAAAATGACGATATAACGCAGGCGCTGATGATATCCGGGGATAAGCGGCGCAGCACGTTAAGCATTCCCGAGCGACGCCTTTTTAAACCCGGCGGGGCAACGCTTATTCCTGAAAGCCATCCCCTGCTGAATAAGCTGGGTGAAATTATCCGAAACAACCCATATCCGGTAGATATTATAGGAAATGTGAACAGGACCGATGAGTTGTCGGCGCAAAGAATGCCGCCGAGAGAACTGGCCACTTTGCAGGCGATGGCGCTGCAAGTGTTTTTGATTCAGAACGCCGAGGTTTCCCCAAACCGGCTGACTGCCTATGGATGGGGTGAATTCAGGCCAGCTGCGTCGAATTCGACGAGGGAAACCCGGAGCCTCAACCGTCGGGTGGAAGTAGTCTTTTTTCATGAACCGAAACAAAAGGAACCCGAGGGTGCTTTTGTTTTCAAGGATTTTTTCTTTAAGGTCCTAGACCGAAAATAACCCGTGGCGGGTTGATTTGAAGCCGATATGAACGCGTTAACCATTATTTTTGTTAAAAGACGCAATATTTTTTTAACCATACGGGCAATTCGCCGGTGGTTGCCTTTTTAAACACATCGGTTATTTTGTTATGGCGAGCAAAGGCAAAGAGAGCGGGCCTGAATTCAAAGCGGACTCCAACGCATGGATGGCCACATTTGCGGATTTGGTGATGTTGCTGCTGACTTTTTTCGTATTGCTGCTGACCATGAAATCGATGGATGCTGGAAAGGTCAAGGAGATGTTCGTACCCACTTACGGACCACTGGATTTTATTCAGGAAGCGGATCAAATGGGGGACGCACTTGAATTTGATCATTACATCAAGTCCGTTGTCATTAGTTCAACAGAAGCCCTTGAGGAAGCCATCGACTTATTGGACGGGATGAATCCGACACCCGCAAAAGAGCGGCCGATGGTTCGCCTGCGGGATATTATGGAAATGACGGACACCGAAAGGGGCGTTTCCCTCGTGCTGAGGGCGGATAACCTGTTTGAATCCGGGGAGGCTGAAATACGGGTGGACCGTTTGCATATTCTTGATGAGATCGGACGCTTGTTTCGATATGCGGCCAATGACATTCTGGTTATGGGACATACGGATAATGTTCCGCTAACCGGGGGGCGCTTTGCCGCCAACATGGAGTTATCTGCTTATCGGGCGTTAAGCGTGTTGTATTATTTGACGGACAGCTTGGGGCTTAAACCGGAACGCCTAGCGGCAGGCGGGTACGGGGAGTTGCTTCCCCGATATTCAAACGACAATCCGGAAAACCGATCCAAAAACAGACGGGTTGAGTTTTTACTGAAAAAAGCGATTTAAGACGAGGGAGAACATTTTGGCGGAGGAAAAAAAGAAACCACCCATGAAGCTGATTATTATTCTGGCGGTTGTGGTCTTGTTGGCCGGCGGTGGAATTGGGGGATGGTTGGTGCTTAGTAGTGGCGATGATTCTGCGGCGCCTGTCGCCGGGAAAGAGAAAACCGAACCTGAAACCGCGTTGGGCTTGATTTTTAATATGGAAACCTTTGTGGTGAATTTAAATGATCCCGGGGGAAAGCGGTATCTTAAAACGAAAATCGATCTTGAATACACCCGCGTGGAATTGGCGGAAGAGTTGACGCAGCGGTTACCCCAGTTGCGGGATGTGATTTTACTTTTGCTCAGCAACAAATCCCTGGATGAAATTCAGGGTGTTGAAGGTAAAATTGCGCTTCGCAGGGAGTTGATTATGAGAATCAACCAGGTACTTAAAGGCGGAAAGATTCGAAATCTGTATTTTACTCAATTTGTGATTCAATAAAGGTGCCATGGGCGAAATTTTAACTCAGAATGAGGTCGACAGTCTTCTCTCCGGGCTAAGTGCCGGTAAGATTGAAACAGAGACCGATGTGGCGGTCGATCTGGACGCGGTAGCCGGTTATGACTTCGCCAGTCAGGAACGGGTCATTCGGGGCAGAATGCCCACCTTTGAGGTCATTAACGAGCGCTTTGCCAGGGAGATGCGCGTGAGTATCTCCAATGTATTGCATACCACCATCGATATTGCCGCGGAATCCATGGAAACGTTGAAGTTTTCGGAGTTCGGGCGGTCTTTACCCGTGCCTACCAGCCTGCATGTCTTTCGCATGGAACCGCTTCGAGGGTACGTGTTGCTGGTGTTGGAAAGCGAGTTGGTATACAACCTCATCGATACCTTTTTCGGCGGACAGGGAACGGGAAAGACGAAAATCGAGGGCCGTGAGTTTACAGCGATTGAAGATGTGATGATTCGAAAGGTTGTGGCCGCCTGCCTGAAGGATCTGGAGACCGCCTGGTCGCCCGTGGAGCCGATTCAGACCGTTTATGTGCGTGCCGAGGTTAATCCTCAGTTTGCCACGATTGCGCCGCCCACAGACCTGGTCATTGTCTCCAAGTTCGAGGTGGAATTGGAACAAAGTTCCGGAACCATCTCGCTTTGCCTGCCTTACAGCATGATTGAACCGATTCGAAACAAACTCACCGCCGGTTTTCAAAGTGATGCCCTTGAAATTGACCATGCCTGGCGAAAGCGATTGACATCGATCATTCTCTCCTCGCAAATTGAATTAAGGGTGGA
It includes:
- a CDS encoding motility protein A, whose protein sequence is MDLATILGIFSAFGLVVVSILMGSGLTLFIDVPSGMIVFGGTVGITMINYPLKEVLGSIGVAKNAFFAGAVPAADQIIKQFVDLGSKARREGILALESDVKDIKDEFLKKGLQMAVDGLEPQSIQEIMDTELSYQRERHQVGAEVFSTMAMFAPAMGMIGTLIGLVQMLQSMDDPSKIGPAMAIALLTTFYGSILANLICMPIAGKLRGRSKEEVQAREMVIEGVLSLTRGENPRILEQKMLAFVPPKMRKSNF
- a CDS encoding OmpA family protein produces the protein MGTKKKKTDASGGGDTNQAMTVSLFIIILAFFIMLNSIAVVDENRKRIALGSLLENFGILSGGPTVVEGSEEDIRPDNVSQILGLIDFSEMFKENDDITQALMISGDKRRSTLSIPERRLFKPGGATLIPESHPLLNKLGEIIRNNPYPVDIIGNVNRTDELSAQRMPPRELATLQAMALQVFLIQNAEVSPNRLTAYGWGEFRPAASNSTRETRSLNRRVEVVFFHEPKQKEPEGAFVFKDFFFKVLDRK
- a CDS encoding OmpA family protein, whose product is MASKGKESGPEFKADSNAWMATFADLVMLLLTFFVLLLTMKSMDAGKVKEMFVPTYGPLDFIQEADQMGDALEFDHYIKSVVISSTEALEEAIDLLDGMNPTPAKERPMVRLRDIMEMTDTERGVSLVLRADNLFESGEAEIRVDRLHILDEIGRLFRYAANDILVMGHTDNVPLTGGRFAANMELSAYRALSVLYYLTDSLGLKPERLAAGGYGELLPRYSNDNPENRSKNRRVEFLLKKAI
- a CDS encoding flagellar basal body-associated FliL family protein, encoding MAEEKKKPPMKLIIILAVVVLLAGGGIGGWLVLSSGDDSAAPVAGKEKTEPETALGLIFNMETFVVNLNDPGGKRYLKTKIDLEYTRVELAEELTQRLPQLRDVILLLLSNKSLDEIQGVEGKIALRRELIMRINQVLKGGKIRNLYFTQFVIQ
- the fliM gene encoding flagellar motor switch protein FliM, translating into MGEILTQNEVDSLLSGLSAGKIETETDVAVDLDAVAGYDFASQERVIRGRMPTFEVINERFAREMRVSISNVLHTTIDIAAESMETLKFSEFGRSLPVPTSLHVFRMEPLRGYVLLVLESELVYNLIDTFFGGQGTGKTKIEGREFTAIEDVMIRKVVAACLKDLETAWSPVEPIQTVYVRAEVNPQFATIAPPTDLVIVSKFEVELEQSSGTISLCLPYSMIEPIRNKLTAGFQSDALEIDHAWRKRLTSIILSSQIELRVELGRAEITGDRLINLKVGDIIQLEKDAEQTLYAHVEGLAKFRGYAGIQRGFQAFRVETRLPRE